A genomic region of Erythrobacter sp. SCSIO 43205 contains the following coding sequences:
- a CDS encoding aldehyde dehydrogenase family protein has protein sequence MKTVVNPFDLSEIGQVPEAEWDEIDAFLARAHELCEDRSTWMKTHERAAILEKVVEIMKERRDHLAFQIANEGGKPLIDARVEADRAIKGVELCIEDLGNVRGTEIPMGLSPSGDGRFAWTTREPIGPVVAVSAFNHPLNLIVHQVAPAVATGCPVIVKPASDTPLSCFEFIDILHEAGLPKEWAKAVAPSREASEKMVTDPRVAFFTFIGSAGVGWGLRSKLSPGTRCALEHGGVAPVIVDATADLDAAVPALMKGGFYHSGQVCVSVQRIFAHSSIVDELSSRMAAAAKELKVGNAINEDTECGPLIRPAETDRVADWVEEAREGGAKVLCGGEKLSDTTYAPTVLLNPPTDAKVSTNEVFGPVVCIYSYDDVDDAIAQANSLDVSFQAAVFTNDLKGAMHTYRNINASAVMVNDHSAFRVDWMPFAGLKTSGHGVGGIPYTMHEMTIEKMIVINS, from the coding sequence ATGAAGACTGTCGTCAACCCGTTCGACCTTTCTGAAATCGGCCAAGTGCCAGAGGCCGAATGGGACGAGATCGACGCCTTTCTGGCGCGCGCGCATGAGCTTTGTGAAGACCGCTCGACCTGGATGAAAACGCATGAGCGCGCCGCCATCCTCGAAAAGGTCGTGGAGATTATGAAAGAGCGGCGCGACCACCTCGCTTTTCAAATCGCCAATGAGGGCGGAAAGCCGCTCATTGATGCGCGGGTTGAGGCGGATCGCGCGATCAAGGGGGTTGAGCTTTGCATCGAAGACCTTGGTAATGTTCGCGGCACCGAAATCCCAATGGGGTTAAGCCCGTCTGGTGACGGCAGGTTTGCATGGACCACGCGTGAGCCCATCGGGCCGGTGGTGGCTGTCTCGGCCTTCAACCACCCGCTCAATCTCATCGTCCACCAAGTCGCGCCAGCGGTTGCAACTGGTTGTCCGGTGATCGTCAAACCTGCCAGCGACACGCCGCTCTCCTGTTTTGAGTTCATCGATATTCTGCACGAGGCAGGCCTCCCCAAAGAGTGGGCCAAAGCGGTTGCACCGTCGCGTGAAGCGTCGGAAAAGATGGTGACCGACCCGCGCGTTGCCTTTTTCACCTTCATTGGGTCTGCTGGCGTTGGTTGGGGCCTTCGCTCCAAGCTTTCCCCTGGTACACGTTGCGCTCTTGAACATGGCGGCGTTGCGCCAGTGATCGTTGATGCGACCGCCGACCTTGATGCAGCTGTGCCCGCGTTGATGAAGGGGGGCTTTTACCACTCCGGCCAAGTGTGCGTTTCGGTTCAGCGGATCTTTGCGCATTCTTCCATCGTCGATGAGCTGTCCTCGCGCATGGCAGCGGCGGCAAAAGAGCTCAAAGTCGGCAATGCGATCAACGAGGATACCGAATGTGGCCCGCTTATCCGTCCGGCGGAAACCGACCGCGTGGCCGATTGGGTTGAAGAAGCGCGCGAGGGCGGGGCAAAGGTGCTGTGCGGCGGGGAGAAACTCTCCGACACAACCTATGCCCCCACGGTTCTGCTCAATCCACCAACCGATGCCAAGGTTTCGACCAATGAAGTCTTTGGCCCTGTGGTGTGCATCTATTCCTACGACGATGTGGACGATGCGATTGCTCAGGCCAATTCGCTCGATGTGTCCTTCCAGGCGGCGGTCTTCACCAACGATCTGAAAGGCGCGATGCACACCTATCGCAACATCAACGCCTCTGCTGTGATGGTGAACGACCATTCCGCCTTCCGCGTCGACTGGATGCCTTTTGCAGGGCTCAAAACATCAGGCCACGGCGTCGGCGGTATCCCATATACGATGCACGAAATGACCATCGAGAAGATGATTGTAATCAATAGTTGA